A portion of the Macaca mulatta isolate MMU2019108-1 chromosome 2, T2T-MMU8v2.0, whole genome shotgun sequence genome contains these proteins:
- the ARL14 gene encoding ADP-ribosylation factor-like protein 14 has translation MGLLGSKNPQTKQAQILLLGLDSAGKSTLLYKLKLAKDIITIPTIGFNVEMIELERSLSLTVWDVGGQEKMRTVWGCYCENTDGLVYVVDSTDKQRLEESRRQFEHILKNEHIKNVPVVLLANKQDMPGALTAEDITRMFKVKKLCSDRNWYVQPCCALTGDGLAQGFRKLTGFVKSHMKSRGDTLAFFKQN, from the coding sequence ATGGGTTTGCTGGGTTCTAAAAATCCCCAAACCAAACAAGCCCAAATTCTTCTTTTGGGACTTGACTCAGCTGGGAAGTctactctcctttataaattaaagCTTGCTAAGGATATTATCACCATCCCTACAATAGGTTTCAATGTGGAGATGATAGAGTTGGAAAGGAGTCTTTCGCTCACAGTCTGGGATGTTGGAGGACAGGAAAAAATGAGAACTGTTTGGGGCTGTTACTGTGAGAACACTGATGGGTTGGTGTATGTTGTGGACAGCACAGACAAACAGCGACTGGAAGAGTCTCGGAGACAGTTTGAGCACATTTTGAAGAATGAACACATTAAAAATGTGCCTGTTGTTCTATTAGCCAACAAACAAGACATGCCTGGAGCTCTGACTGCTGAGGACATCACCAGAATGTTCAAAGTGAAGAAGCTTTGCAGTGACCGGAACTGGTATGTGCAACCCTGCTGTGCCCTCACAGGGGATGGGCTGGCCCAGGGGTTCAGGAAATTAACTGGATTTGTGAAGAGCCACATGAAATCAAGAGGAGACACTTTGGCATTCTTCAAGCAGAACTGA